The Thermogemmatispora onikobensis genome has a segment encoding these proteins:
- a CDS encoding protein kinase domain-containing protein — translation MDGDMIGRVIKGRYKLIDERGRGNFATVYVARDLENNHIYAIKVLHVELAGDSELLARFQREARILLHLSDPHIVRIIDYGEDHNMHFIVMDYIDGQNLKYHTITYGPLKPSRALNYAHQIVEGLDVAYRHGVVHRDIKPQNILINTKDVVKITDFGLARSSETVTLTRSNMFMGTPYYIAPEQAESGRSADTRSDLYSVATVLFEMLTGHPPFEGETAVDIVIKHMNEKVPSICRQRPGLPPEMDQFFQTAMAKAPAERYQTPQEFLAALEQLQQRVHEVGADERAEPPEGERSAPPRMPPQKQARLVVIATGQVFPLTGEQMVVGRHDPILGIYPEINLMDKTVGRRHAYIRNQHGTFTVEDLNALNKTRLNGVVLAPHEEHVLKDGDILRFGSVEVRFELR, via the coding sequence ATGGACGGTGACATGATCGGGCGTGTCATCAAGGGTCGCTACAAACTGATTGACGAAAGAGGGCGGGGCAACTTCGCCACCGTCTATGTTGCTCGTGACCTCGAAAACAACCATATTTATGCCATCAAGGTCTTGCACGTCGAGCTGGCGGGGGACAGCGAGCTGCTGGCCCGTTTTCAGCGTGAGGCCCGCATCCTGTTGCACCTGAGTGATCCCCATATTGTGCGCATCATCGACTATGGGGAAGACCACAACATGCACTTTATCGTGATGGATTACATCGATGGGCAGAACCTCAAGTACCATACGATTACCTATGGGCCACTGAAGCCCTCGCGCGCGCTCAACTATGCGCATCAGATCGTCGAGGGTCTGGACGTTGCCTACCGGCATGGCGTAGTTCATCGCGATATCAAGCCCCAGAACATCCTGATCAACACGAAGGATGTCGTCAAAATCACCGACTTCGGGCTAGCACGCAGCAGCGAGACGGTTACCCTGACCCGGTCAAACATGTTCATGGGCACTCCTTACTATATTGCGCCCGAGCAGGCCGAGAGCGGGCGCTCGGCGGATACCCGCTCGGATCTCTATTCGGTCGCCACCGTCCTGTTTGAAATGCTGACCGGCCATCCGCCGTTCGAGGGTGAGACAGCGGTCGATATAGTCATCAAGCACATGAACGAGAAAGTGCCCTCGATCTGCCGGCAGCGGCCAGGGCTGCCGCCGGAGATGGACCAGTTTTTCCAGACGGCGATGGCCAAGGCGCCTGCAGAGCGCTATCAGACTCCCCAGGAGTTCCTGGCCGCCTTGGAGCAGCTGCAGCAGCGTGTCCACGAGGTGGGCGCTGATGAGCGTGCCGAGCCCCCCGAGGGAGAGCGCTCCGCTCCTCCCCGCATGCCTCCTCAAAAACAGGCCCGCCTGGTCGTTATCGCTACGGGCCAGGTCTTTCCTCTTACCGGTGAGCAAATGGTTGTCGGTCGCCACGATCCCATTCTTGGGATTTACCCCGAGATTAATCTCATGGATAAGACAGTTGGCAGACGGCATGCCTATATCCGCAATCAGCATGGTACTTTTACCGTTGAGGACTTGAACGCTCTGAATAAAACCCGCTTAAATGGAGTGGTTCTTGCACCGCATGAGGAGCATGTACTTAAGGATGGAGATATTCTCCGCTTCGGCAGCGTCGAGGTTCGCTTTGAACTGCGCTGA
- a CDS encoding TIGR01458 family HAD-type hydrolase — translation METIRGVLLDIDGVLHVSMQPIEGAAEALRWLEQQGYRYAFVTNTTTMARPTLAQRLQAIGLPVSAEQLITAPVATAAYLRHAYPGKRCWLLSKGDTAADFAGVELVEPGSSGAEHVDVVVIGGAEELLSYENMNRAFRLLMAGADLVAMHKNLYWRVSDGLRLDSGPFVSALELASDKQAVIIGKPERAFFAEAVRLLGTEPEETLMVGDDLVNDVQGARRAGLRALLVCTGKHGPDTPLLRECPPEERPEALLPSVAALPDYLAGQS, via the coding sequence ATGGAGACTATTCGCGGCGTGCTGCTGGATATTGATGGGGTGCTGCATGTGAGTATGCAGCCCATTGAGGGCGCTGCCGAGGCGCTGCGCTGGTTAGAGCAGCAGGGGTATCGCTATGCCTTTGTAACCAATACCACGACTATGGCCCGTCCGACACTGGCGCAACGTCTCCAGGCGATCGGGCTGCCAGTCTCTGCTGAGCAGCTTATTACGGCTCCTGTAGCGACCGCCGCCTATTTGCGCCACGCCTATCCAGGCAAACGCTGCTGGCTGCTCAGTAAGGGGGATACGGCGGCGGATTTCGCTGGCGTTGAACTGGTTGAGCCTGGCAGCTCGGGAGCGGAGCACGTCGATGTAGTGGTGATCGGAGGGGCCGAGGAACTGCTTTCCTATGAGAATATGAACCGGGCTTTTCGCCTGCTGATGGCTGGCGCCGATCTGGTCGCCATGCATAAAAACCTCTACTGGCGTGTGAGCGATGGGTTGCGCCTCGATAGCGGGCCGTTCGTCTCGGCTCTAGAGCTGGCCTCTGACAAGCAGGCCGTGATCATTGGAAAGCCCGAGCGGGCCTTCTTCGCGGAGGCTGTACGCTTGCTCGGAACGGAGCCGGAGGAGACGCTGATGGTAGGCGACGATCTTGTCAATGACGTTCAGGGGGCCAGGCGGGCCGGTCTGCGGGCCTTGCTTGTCTGCACTGGCAAGCACGGACCGGATACGCCTCTGCTCAGGGAGTGCCCGCCGGAGGAGCGGCCCGAGGCGTTGCTGCCTTCGGTAGCGGCTTTACCTGACTATCTTGCTGGCCAGAGCTGA
- a CDS encoding FHA domain-containing serine/threonine-protein kinase, with the protein MDDTFLGYLVKGRYKLIDQIAEGAFGSVYIARDLETNYLYAVKLLHDKFLRNTEILQRFQREASLPLGIDDPHIVHVIDYGWDGQVHFIVMDYVDGHNLRTIMQRRGPFPLETALDYAEQVALGLEAANCRGIVHRDLKPQNILVNNRGEVKITDFGLARAKDTPTITETDEFMGTAYYISPEQIDSGHAADIRSDLYSLAAILFEMLAGQPPYRGSNVMELIVKHKSTPIPALHPLRPDLPPIVDQFFQKGLAKRPERRYQTPQEFIDALQNLRRAAVSLPQQTSQPRVPADPLALPEQSTVIEAPAATEKAPVPRAAARLVHLATGEVFLLVNQEIIIGRRDPMRNLYPDISLADKMVGRRHACIRNRQGTFFTIEDLHSRNRTRLNGRFLPPGEERALKHGDILRFGNIEMRFELINGHEQAPTEAKDGEEATS; encoded by the coding sequence ATGGACGACACCTTTCTCGGCTATTTGGTCAAAGGGCGCTACAAACTGATTGACCAGATTGCAGAAGGAGCGTTTGGCTCGGTCTACATTGCCCGCGACTTGGAAACCAACTATCTCTATGCCGTTAAACTGCTGCACGATAAATTTTTACGCAATACGGAGATTCTGCAGCGTTTTCAGCGCGAGGCCTCGCTCCCACTGGGCATTGATGATCCTCACATCGTCCATGTCATCGACTACGGCTGGGATGGACAAGTCCACTTCATCGTCATGGATTACGTCGATGGCCATAACCTGCGAACCATCATGCAGCGTCGCGGTCCCTTCCCCCTGGAGACTGCTCTGGATTATGCTGAGCAGGTTGCTCTTGGTTTAGAAGCGGCTAACTGTCGCGGCATTGTGCACCGCGACCTGAAACCGCAGAATATCCTGGTCAATAACCGGGGAGAGGTAAAAATCACTGATTTTGGTCTGGCGCGGGCCAAGGATACCCCGACGATCACCGAGACCGATGAATTTATGGGCACAGCCTACTACATTTCACCTGAGCAGATCGACAGTGGCCATGCGGCAGACATTCGCTCTGACCTCTACTCACTGGCGGCCATCCTGTTCGAGATGCTGGCTGGCCAACCGCCCTACCGGGGCAGCAATGTGATGGAGTTGATTGTCAAGCATAAGAGTACGCCTATTCCAGCGCTGCACCCGCTGCGTCCCGATCTCCCCCCCATCGTTGACCAGTTTTTCCAAAAAGGCCTGGCCAAGCGCCCCGAACGGCGCTATCAAACGCCCCAGGAATTTATCGATGCGCTGCAGAACCTGCGCCGCGCCGCGGTCAGCCTGCCTCAGCAGACCAGCCAGCCCAGGGTCCCGGCTGATCCGCTGGCCCTTCCTGAGCAAAGCACCGTGATCGAGGCCCCAGCCGCCACAGAGAAGGCCCCAGTTCCACGAGCCGCAGCCCGACTCGTTCACCTGGCCACGGGGGAAGTCTTTCTCCTGGTCAATCAGGAGATAATCATTGGGCGACGTGATCCTATGCGTAACCTCTATCCCGATATCAGCCTGGCCGACAAGATGGTGGGCAGACGCCATGCCTGCATCCGCAATCGGCAGGGCACCTTTTTTACCATTGAGGATCTCCACTCACGCAACCGCACTCGCCTCAATGGTCGCTTCCTGCCACCGGGCGAAGAGCGGGCGCTCAAGCACGGCGACATCCTCCGCTTCGGCAATATTGAAATGCGCTTCGAACTGATCAACGGCCATGAGCAGGCACCAACGGAGGCGAAGGACGGGGAGGAGGCGACAAGCTAG
- a CDS encoding glycosyltransferase family 87 protein: MAMRRSPLLWARGLRRWPAPWLLFLPGTMLFLESAWQVFLAPTDLLRYQCYALLFWFGSAALHWLPAQQCTFLPLHGVQPPFHVLPQEYPPLTLVPFSLPLLVPLPYYTLTFALLMLGVAAALVWLLYRFVSPQAALGGTLLLIVGGGPLLQVRYDLLPSLCVLACLVAARRERWALAYLALAGGTLLKLYPLVGLPALFLAEQQSLSSGQEPLPRIAAWRWRHLLLFGATVALVSAFFALLNPTGALLEPLRYFSQRPPQIESLAASLLWLSNLAAFGQPLQLLFSYGSLNVVSPLAPTVSLLLTCLLCLGLLLTLWLQYKGVFDLWESMLALLLLLITTGKVFSPQYLLWVIPVVVGATLNRTPSSRARSWRLLWIVICLLTSSIYVFYYPHLADPTSAPQVAQTLPGFFEIILLRNVLVLAATLGQFGFGLLRSL; encoded by the coding sequence ATGGCTATGCGACGCTCCCCTCTCCTTTGGGCACGTGGCCTGCGCCGGTGGCCAGCTCCCTGGCTGCTCTTCTTGCCCGGCACAATGCTCTTCCTTGAGAGTGCCTGGCAAGTCTTCCTTGCACCAACTGACCTGCTCCGTTACCAGTGCTATGCTCTGCTTTTCTGGTTCGGCAGCGCAGCCCTGCACTGGCTGCCGGCGCAGCAGTGCACCTTTCTCCCGCTTCATGGAGTCCAGCCTCCCTTTCACGTTCTACCACAAGAGTATCCTCCGCTGACACTTGTTCCCTTCTCTCTGCCGCTGCTGGTTCCGCTCCCGTACTATACCCTAACCTTTGCGCTGCTGATGCTCGGTGTGGCCGCTGCTCTGGTCTGGCTGCTGTACCGCTTCGTTTCGCCCCAGGCCGCACTGGGTGGCACGCTGCTGCTCATCGTGGGAGGTGGCCCCCTTCTTCAGGTGCGCTACGATCTGCTGCCGTCCTTGTGTGTCCTGGCCTGCCTGGTGGCAGCCCGACGCGAACGGTGGGCCCTGGCCTACCTCGCTCTGGCAGGCGGTACGCTTCTCAAGCTCTATCCCCTGGTGGGGCTGCCGGCGCTCTTTCTGGCCGAACAGCAGTCTCTCAGCTCCGGTCAGGAGCCGCTGCCCAGGATTGCAGCCTGGCGCTGGCGCCACCTACTGCTCTTTGGCGCCACCGTGGCGCTGGTCAGCGCTTTCTTCGCCTTGCTCAACCCTACAGGCGCCCTGCTAGAACCGCTGCGCTACTTCAGCCAGCGGCCTCCTCAGATTGAATCGTTGGCCGCGAGCCTGCTTTGGCTCAGCAACCTGGCTGCCTTCGGTCAGCCGCTTCAGCTTCTCTTTAGCTACGGCTCCCTCAACGTCGTCAGCCCTCTGGCGCCCACCGTGAGCCTGCTCCTGACCTGCCTGCTCTGCCTTGGCCTCCTGCTGACGCTCTGGCTGCAATACAAAGGTGTCTTCGACCTCTGGGAGAGTATGCTCGCCCTCTTGCTGCTGCTCATCACCACTGGGAAGGTCTTTAGCCCGCAATATCTCCTCTGGGTCATTCCCGTGGTTGTCGGTGCCACTCTGAACCGTACTCCCTCCTCCCGTGCTCGCTCCTGGCGGCTCCTCTGGATCGTCATCTGCCTGCTGACAAGTTCAATCTACGTTTTCTACTACCCGCATCTGGCTGACCCGACTAGTGCGCCCCAGGTCGCGCAAACGTTGCCCGGCTTCTTCGAGATTATTTTGCTGCGCAACGTCCTCGTACTCGCGGCCACTCTTGGTCAGTTTGGTTTCGGTCTCCTCCGGTCGTTATGA
- a CDS encoding glycosyltransferase family 4 protein has product MRVLTISKAYVAGTSHRKLEELAKCPDIELIAVTPPYWLADDGSKQELERVYLEGYELIVTPMALNGHFHIHYYPQLNSIMRRVHPDIVHVDEEPYNFATYQAIRLARRYGALPIFSTFQNLYRRYPPPFRQFELYCYQHARHAQACNKAAGEVLRRKGYKGKIHLIAQFGAEPSLHYPDPQRRPYQPGEPFILGYVGRLKEEKGVPLIIEALAMLPACCRVVFIGYGPLRDELERMAQRLGVAERVSFLGSLPSYKVPDEMRKMHVLLQPSLTRPNWMEQFGRSMAEAMCCEVPVVGSSSGEIPVTVGDGGLIFPEGDARAMAECVRRLLEDQDLYQRLARQARQHILKNYTQEAIARKTYEVFVEMLAERDSASSTPTSAS; this is encoded by the coding sequence ATGCGCGTTCTGACAATCTCTAAGGCCTACGTCGCCGGCACTTCTCACCGCAAACTGGAGGAGCTGGCTAAGTGCCCCGACATCGAGCTGATCGCCGTGACCCCCCCCTACTGGCTGGCCGACGATGGCAGTAAGCAGGAGCTGGAACGGGTCTACCTGGAGGGCTATGAGCTAATCGTGACTCCGATGGCTCTCAATGGCCATTTCCATATCCACTACTATCCTCAGCTCAATAGTATTATGCGTCGCGTGCACCCCGATATCGTGCATGTCGATGAGGAGCCGTATAATTTCGCAACCTACCAGGCAATCCGCCTGGCCCGACGCTATGGGGCACTGCCGATTTTCTCGACGTTCCAAAACCTTTATCGCCGCTATCCCCCTCCTTTCCGGCAGTTTGAGCTGTATTGCTACCAACACGCCAGACACGCTCAAGCCTGCAATAAGGCGGCGGGCGAAGTGCTGCGCCGTAAGGGCTATAAGGGCAAGATCCATCTGATTGCACAGTTCGGGGCGGAGCCAAGCCTGCACTACCCCGATCCCCAACGCCGGCCTTACCAGCCAGGAGAGCCGTTTATTCTGGGCTACGTGGGTCGCCTGAAGGAGGAGAAGGGCGTGCCGCTGATCATCGAGGCTCTGGCCATGCTGCCAGCGTGTTGCCGCGTGGTCTTTATCGGCTACGGACCGTTGCGCGATGAGCTGGAGCGGATGGCCCAGCGCCTGGGCGTGGCAGAACGTGTCTCCTTCCTGGGCAGCTTGCCGAGCTATAAGGTGCCTGACGAGATGCGCAAGATGCATGTGCTGCTGCAGCCTTCGCTGACCCGCCCCAATTGGATGGAGCAGTTTGGACGTTCAATGGCCGAGGCCATGTGTTGCGAGGTGCCCGTGGTTGGTTCTAGCTCGGGTGAGATCCCGGTGACCGTAGGCGATGGCGGCCTGATCTTCCCCGAGGGCGACGCCCGCGCAATGGCTGAGTGCGTGCGACGCTTGCTTGAGGACCAGGACCTCTATCAGCGCCTGGCACGCCAGGCCCGTCAGCATATCTTGAAAAACTATACGCAGGAGGCGATCGCTCGCAAGACGTACGAGGTCTTCGTGGAAATGCTGGCTGAACGCGACTCCGCTTCCTCGACGCCTACCTCCGCCTCTTGA
- a CDS encoding glycosyltransferase family 4 protein gives MRIGINALFFRYPASGSGQYLLHLLKALATLDQSHEYVLLGPRPEPPPLTLSGHMRYVAAPVPSLLARSENVEKLFWEQMTSPRAARHHGVDLLHIPYFAPPLRASMPVVVTVHDVIPWHLPIYRAGAKIEAYMQLIAYAVRRATLIITVSEHAKRDIVETLKLPPERIRVIYEAAGEEYRPVHDPEQLARARARYGLAEHQRYVFYLGGLDVRKNVPQLVRAFARVYERLGEPDLRLLISGDPDRQRGPRFSDPRPVAAELGIADKVIVRFVRDEDKPALYSGAGLFVFPSLYEGFGLDPLEAMACGAPVVCSNRTSLPEVVGDAALCVDPTNLDALVDAMYAVLSDMRLEADLRARSLRRATQFSWQRTASETLAAYEAALSLERA, from the coding sequence ATGCGGATCGGCATTAATGCCCTCTTCTTTCGCTACCCCGCTAGCGGGAGCGGCCAGTATCTGCTGCACCTGCTCAAGGCCCTGGCTACCCTTGATCAGAGCCACGAGTATGTCCTGTTGGGACCACGCCCTGAGCCGCCACCACTCACCCTTTCTGGCCATATGCGCTATGTCGCGGCTCCTGTTCCCTCTCTGTTGGCCCGGAGCGAGAACGTTGAAAAACTGTTCTGGGAGCAGATGACGTCGCCGCGCGCAGCCCGGCACCACGGCGTTGATCTGCTCCATATTCCCTATTTCGCACCACCGCTGCGGGCCTCTATGCCAGTCGTTGTCACGGTGCATGATGTGATTCCCTGGCATCTGCCTATTTATCGCGCCGGGGCCAAGATCGAGGCCTATATGCAGCTCATCGCCTATGCGGTGCGGCGCGCAACCCTGATCATTACGGTCTCCGAGCACGCAAAGCGCGATATCGTCGAAACGCTGAAGCTGCCTCCTGAGCGCATCCGCGTGATCTACGAGGCCGCCGGCGAGGAGTATCGCCCCGTGCATGACCCCGAGCAACTGGCCAGAGCGCGCGCACGTTACGGCCTGGCCGAGCATCAGCGCTATGTCTTCTATCTTGGGGGATTGGACGTACGCAAGAATGTTCCGCAGTTGGTGCGCGCTTTCGCGCGCGTCTACGAGCGCCTGGGCGAGCCAGATCTGCGCCTCTTGATCTCGGGCGATCCCGACCGACAGCGTGGCCCCCGCTTCTCCGATCCACGCCCGGTGGCCGCTGAGCTGGGCATTGCCGATAAGGTGATCGTGCGCTTCGTGCGCGATGAAGATAAACCCGCTCTCTATAGCGGCGCCGGCCTCTTCGTTTTTCCTTCGCTCTACGAGGGCTTCGGCCTCGATCCGCTGGAAGCAATGGCCTGCGGCGCCCCCGTGGTCTGCTCCAATCGGACTTCGCTGCCTGAAGTGGTGGGCGACGCCGCTCTATGCGTTGATCCTACCAATCTGGACGCCCTCGTCGACGCAATGTATGCTGTTCTCAGTGACATGAGACTTGAGGCAGACCTGCGCGCCCGCTCGCTGCGCCGCGCTACGCAGTTCAGCTGGCAGCGGACCGCAAGCGAGACGCTGGCTGCCTATGAAGCAGCTTTATCGCTGGAGAGAGCTTAG
- a CDS encoding glycosyltransferase family 4 protein, with the protein MRIAIDYTTAIRQGAGIGTYIRCLVEALLAQDQVNRYVLLSSQPPQEGRTFPQAEHVTIRRIPIPERYLNILWYRWQLPPYANWFTGPVDLYHGPDFVLPPFSRFGRHPRTVVTIHDLAFLEYPQYAVPSLAAYLRGVVPRAARSADVVATVSQASARTLTKYLAIPPEKMVIISPGVGRAFRRVTDPVLLEATRYKYGLKHPFVLTVGTKEPRKNHLGLIRAFHQALNRKPRPKMLVIVGGPGWLYEETEQEVVRLGLTEKVRFLGHVSTLDLVMLYSMADVFAYPSFYEGFGMPALEALACGAPVVTSNTSSLPEVVGEAALKVDPYDAEALASAITRLLDDQQLCQELRQRGYEQVKRYTWEASARKMLLVYQKLYEGLTDFTTLEASYADRH; encoded by the coding sequence ATGCGCATTGCCATTGACTACACGACGGCTATCAGGCAGGGGGCAGGCATCGGGACCTATATCCGTTGCCTGGTTGAGGCCCTGCTCGCTCAAGATCAGGTGAATCGTTATGTCCTGTTGAGCAGCCAGCCCCCCCAGGAGGGACGCACTTTCCCTCAAGCTGAGCATGTGACGATTCGGCGCATTCCTATTCCTGAGCGCTACCTCAATATTCTCTGGTATCGCTGGCAGCTCCCTCCCTACGCGAATTGGTTCACCGGCCCTGTCGACCTCTACCACGGCCCGGACTTTGTTCTGCCGCCTTTCAGCCGCTTTGGTCGCCACCCGCGCACCGTGGTGACGATCCATGATCTGGCGTTCCTGGAGTATCCACAGTACGCTGTTCCTTCCTTGGCCGCCTACCTGCGCGGGGTGGTTCCACGGGCAGCTCGCAGCGCCGATGTGGTCGCCACGGTCTCTCAGGCTTCGGCTCGCACGCTTACCAAGTATCTGGCAATCCCCCCGGAGAAGATGGTCATTATCTCTCCTGGAGTGGGCCGCGCCTTCCGGCGCGTGACCGATCCCGTGCTGCTGGAGGCCACACGCTATAAGTATGGTCTGAAACACCCCTTCGTCTTGACGGTGGGAACAAAGGAGCCGCGCAAGAACCACCTGGGTCTGATCCGCGCTTTCCATCAGGCCCTGAACCGCAAGCCGCGCCCGAAAATGTTGGTCATTGTCGGCGGCCCGGGCTGGCTTTATGAGGAGACCGAGCAGGAAGTGGTCCGCCTGGGTCTGACGGAGAAGGTGCGTTTTCTGGGGCACGTCAGCACGCTCGATCTGGTGATGCTCTATAGTATGGCCGATGTCTTCGCATATCCTTCCTTCTATGAAGGCTTCGGTATGCCCGCCCTGGAGGCACTGGCCTGCGGCGCCCCCGTCGTCACCTCGAATACCTCTTCGCTGCCCGAAGTGGTCGGCGAGGCCGCCCTCAAGGTCGACCCTTATGACGCCGAGGCCCTGGCTTCCGCGATCACACGCTTGCTCGATGATCAGCAGCTCTGCCAGGAGCTGCGCCAAAGGGGCTATGAGCAGGTGAAACGCTATACCTGGGAGGCCTCGGCCCGTAAAATGCTCCTGGTCTATCAGAAGCTCTATGAGGGCCTCACGGACTTCACTACGCTGGAGGCTTCCTATGCGGATCGGCATTAA